One window of the Thermasporomyces composti genome contains the following:
- a CDS encoding ABC transporter substrate-binding protein, producing the protein MPTTRRTPTTRKTPTTRKTWSTWLPLVLAAALLGAACGTDERGASGPGTDSTTAATSTAYPVTVENCGAKVTFDEPPKRVILLESAPVTILQGLGVLDSVVLRAGAFPKEYYDDETNAAIDAIPSLGEDIDINGHLQISQESVIAQQPDLVLGLPDGFTRESLAAVGINALIQPIYCPNYSGTTSFDTIYDQIETYGTIFDRPKEAAALIDSLKQRVAAVEKSVEGTPKRTAAVLFPTVGGGTGYAYGNKSMAHPQLEAAGFTNVFGDVDERVFEVTLEQLIDRDPAVLVLLYVDGDPEAVKDAIVNLPGADALTAVQNDDILVQLFNFTEPPTPLSVDGLERIARHFSTTS; encoded by the coding sequence ATGCCCACGACACGGAGGACGCCTACGACACGGAAGACGCCTACGACACGGAAGACATGGAGCACGTGGCTGCCGCTCGTCCTCGCGGCCGCTCTCCTCGGCGCCGCCTGCGGGACGGACGAGCGGGGCGCCAGCGGCCCTGGCACCGACTCGACCACCGCCGCGACCTCGACGGCCTACCCCGTCACCGTCGAGAACTGCGGTGCCAAGGTCACCTTCGACGAGCCACCGAAGCGGGTCATCCTGCTGGAGAGCGCGCCCGTCACGATCCTGCAAGGGCTCGGCGTGCTCGACTCCGTCGTCCTGCGCGCTGGAGCGTTCCCCAAGGAGTACTACGACGACGAGACCAACGCCGCGATCGACGCCATCCCATCCCTCGGTGAGGACATCGACATCAACGGCCACCTGCAGATCTCCCAGGAGAGCGTCATCGCGCAGCAGCCCGACCTGGTCCTCGGCCTGCCGGACGGCTTCACCCGGGAGAGCCTCGCCGCTGTCGGCATTAACGCGCTCATCCAGCCCATCTACTGCCCGAACTACTCCGGGACCACCTCGTTCGACACCATCTACGACCAGATCGAGACCTACGGCACGATCTTCGATCGCCCCAAGGAGGCCGCCGCGCTCATCGACTCCCTGAAGCAGCGGGTCGCCGCGGTGGAGAAGTCCGTCGAGGGAACGCCGAAGCGGACGGCCGCCGTGCTCTTCCCGACGGTCGGCGGCGGCACCGGCTACGCGTACGGCAACAAGAGCATGGCGCATCCTCAGCTGGAGGCCGCGGGCTTCACCAACGTGTTCGGTGACGTCGACGAGCGGGTCTTCGAGGTGACGCTGGAGCAGCTCATCGACCGTGATCCCGCCGTCCTCGTGCTCCTCTACGTCGACGGCGACCCGGAGGCGGTCAAGGACGCGATCGTCAACCTGCCCGGTGCCGACGCGCTCACAGCCGTGCAGAACGACGACATCCTGGTGCAGCTGTTCAACTTCACCGAGCCTCCGACGCCCCTCTCGGTCGACGGACTGGAGCGGATCGCGCGACACTTCAGCACGACGTCATGA
- a CDS encoding DUF7683 domain-containing protein translates to MRVKREIAAYGEDDEFVFAQEFPEEKISELRPLFDYGDDDELYAGAYEVTDDIRDRVAAILGIELKPDLSYYVEASEAAD, encoded by the coding sequence ATGCGGGTGAAGCGGGAGATCGCCGCGTACGGCGAGGACGACGAGTTCGTCTTCGCCCAGGAGTTCCCCGAAGAGAAGATCTCCGAGCTGCGCCCGCTCTTCGACTACGGGGACGACGACGAGCTCTACGCCGGTGCCTACGAGGTCACCGACGACATCCGCGACCGCGTCGCCGCCATCCTCGGCATCGAGCTGAAGCCGGACCTCTCTTACTACGTCGAGGCGTCTGAGGCAGCCGACTAG
- a CDS encoding PE domain-containing protein, with protein MSKRVSPEEIRASATELEKVADRLDDEFDAFLNRVYDIGPAAGEAEMVGQVVGSGLDEAEVVVIEAVESVVDGLHWFVEALRIMADTYEAAEDQNVQHVEEAWPGD; from the coding sequence ATGTCCAAGCGCGTCTCACCCGAAGAGATTCGAGCTTCCGCCACGGAGCTGGAGAAGGTCGCCGACCGGCTCGACGACGAGTTCGACGCGTTCCTCAACCGCGTCTACGACATCGGCCCAGCCGCGGGCGAGGCCGAGATGGTCGGCCAGGTGGTCGGCTCAGGACTCGACGAGGCCGAGGTCGTCGTGATCGAGGCGGTGGAGTCCGTGGTCGACGGCCTGCACTGGTTCGTCGAGGCGCTGCGCATCATGGCCGACACCTACGAGGCCGCCGAGGACCAGAACGTCCAGCACGTCGAGGAAGCGTGGCCGGGAGATTGA
- a CDS encoding class I SAM-dependent methyltransferase → MTDQQATDQQATDQRATTDSLVQANISQYWSERADSYDAFQVSQLRNGAIRQAWLGVWRRALPAPPVDVLDVGTGTGHVALLLAELGYRVTGLDHAEGMLERARAKAADVPSNAPTFVRGDAVAPDFPPASFDAITARYVLWTLRTPERALENWRKLLRPGGVLAAVDSTWYPDGIDSGPTDGDAHPTFRLRYTDEVLAALPLAQAKSIEETAERIRAAGFAKVAVTPLQEIYELDEKYGVAPGHKVQMQFLITGVAS, encoded by the coding sequence ATGACCGACCAGCAGGCGACCGACCAGCAGGCGACCGACCAACGGGCCACCACCGACAGCCTCGTCCAGGCGAACATCAGCCAGTACTGGTCCGAACGCGCCGATTCCTACGACGCCTTCCAGGTGAGCCAGCTGCGCAACGGCGCGATCCGACAGGCGTGGCTGGGCGTCTGGCGTCGGGCCCTGCCCGCGCCGCCCGTCGACGTTCTCGACGTGGGAACCGGCACCGGGCACGTCGCGCTCCTCCTCGCCGAGCTGGGGTACCGGGTCACCGGTCTCGACCACGCGGAGGGGATGCTGGAGCGCGCCCGCGCCAAGGCAGCGGACGTCCCCTCGAACGCGCCGACGTTCGTCCGCGGCGACGCGGTGGCGCCGGACTTTCCGCCGGCGAGCTTCGACGCCATCACCGCGCGCTACGTCCTGTGGACGCTGCGGACTCCGGAGCGCGCCCTGGAGAACTGGCGGAAGCTCCTCCGTCCCGGCGGCGTGCTCGCGGCCGTGGACAGCACCTGGTACCCGGACGGGATCGACTCCGGTCCCACCGACGGTGACGCCCACCCCACGTTCCGCCTCCGCTACACCGACGAGGTGCTGGCCGCCCTTCCGCTCGCCCAGGCGAAGAGCATCGAGGAGACCGCCGAGAGGATTCGGGCCGCCGGGTTCGCCAAGGTCGCCGTCACCCCGCTCCAGGAGATCTACGAGCTGGACGAGAAGTACGGCGTGGCGCCGGGACACAAGGTCCAGATGCAGTTCCTCATCACCGGGGTCGCCAGCTGA
- a CDS encoding PQQ-like beta-propeller repeat protein, giving the protein MAVMVERRRFLRDTVLAAAVGAGVADLLSGSTLDRAVASLARTPGDAALPAAQRALTCEVVGPANGGFEEPVVDGVIPGWTQTHGRVGAVSVVDTRAREGTFSLRLVDEASDDSLGLQCDPVPAVAGEFYLASAQAYLEQGTLALYLSFHDASGGVLATFTRQFTSVVEGWQTVAVGGTAPAGSTRASVLLYSPVAAVTTCYVDAVQVAGLGARVETFGPSALTAAMSGMVVLDNHAYTAVRGDLAEIDLTTRTLRRTASYPGNGSAWAITASGGRVFFAIDLDVYVFDPATGELRNLGSLGTGTGTTWCMTTAPDGMVYAGVYPAGQVWEISPTTGALRNLGTAVPGQQYVRAIAADETFVYAGTQPAGHVIAYDRATGERRDITPVLDGLPGVTVMTLAGDRLIYGASPQLVDIRPDGSDVRLVPLPDGGIADALAVGPDGTLYVTGRATGSVYRRVGDELVPVATPIDLEETRALVVLDEDTLLGAGGSGALWWVDVATGASTLLDLADLGLADPEPAQSITLGANGQTVYVGGSNIITSHGPGNAKPRRLRVPGQAKQIRFVNGRLYAATYPRTEIVELNPAINRARSLGVIGRPQYRPLTMEYDTRTRTLLVGTAPVNGQLSGALTLVDLAHDTLEVLTDILHDQAVASVAVDNGIAYLAGDAHGVSVPPTQDSATIAAFDIAARCTLWEVAPLPGHRSIAGIAVHDGVLYAVYKRVAGVWLAMDLETRQILHHGVLPGTHSYGEITVHRDRVYASVHRGLIFLLGPGLDEARLVLDGLEEGWTQSLPQLAFEPRSWSAWGMNGLDLARFDLDPTCVEPASSAR; this is encoded by the coding sequence ATGGCCGTCATGGTGGAGCGGCGCAGGTTCCTTCGCGACACCGTCCTCGCGGCGGCTGTGGGCGCCGGCGTGGCGGACCTGCTGAGCGGTTCGACCCTCGACCGTGCGGTCGCGAGCCTGGCCCGCACGCCCGGCGACGCCGCCCTTCCCGCCGCCCAGCGGGCGCTCACCTGCGAGGTCGTGGGCCCGGCCAACGGCGGCTTCGAGGAGCCGGTGGTCGACGGCGTCATTCCCGGCTGGACCCAGACCCATGGCCGCGTCGGGGCCGTGAGCGTGGTCGACACCCGGGCCCGTGAGGGTACGTTCAGCCTGCGTCTCGTCGACGAAGCGTCCGACGACTCGCTCGGTCTCCAGTGCGACCCGGTCCCCGCCGTCGCGGGCGAGTTCTACCTCGCGTCCGCGCAGGCGTACCTCGAGCAAGGAACCCTTGCGCTCTACCTCTCCTTCCACGACGCGTCCGGCGGCGTGCTCGCGACGTTCACGAGACAGTTCACGTCGGTCGTCGAAGGCTGGCAGACGGTCGCGGTCGGCGGGACGGCCCCCGCGGGCAGCACGCGGGCGTCCGTCCTCCTCTACTCCCCCGTCGCCGCGGTGACGACGTGCTACGTCGACGCCGTCCAGGTCGCGGGCCTGGGAGCGCGGGTCGAGACCTTCGGTCCGTCCGCGTTGACCGCCGCCATGTCCGGGATGGTCGTGCTCGACAACCACGCCTACACGGCCGTACGCGGCGACCTGGCCGAGATCGACCTCACCACCCGCACGCTGCGGCGGACCGCGTCGTATCCAGGCAACGGAAGCGCGTGGGCCATCACCGCCTCGGGCGGACGGGTCTTCTTCGCCATCGACCTCGACGTGTACGTGTTCGATCCCGCGACCGGCGAGCTGAGGAACCTGGGCAGCCTGGGCACCGGGACGGGCACCACGTGGTGCATGACGACGGCGCCCGACGGCATGGTCTACGCCGGCGTCTACCCGGCGGGACAGGTGTGGGAGATCTCGCCGACCACCGGGGCCCTGCGCAACCTCGGGACCGCCGTGCCAGGGCAGCAGTACGTCCGCGCGATCGCGGCCGACGAGACGTTCGTCTACGCCGGCACCCAGCCAGCGGGTCACGTCATCGCCTACGACCGAGCCACCGGGGAGAGGCGTGACATCACTCCCGTCCTGGACGGCCTCCCCGGCGTCACCGTGATGACCCTGGCGGGAGACCGGCTGATCTACGGCGCCAGTCCGCAGCTCGTCGACATCCGTCCCGACGGCTCGGACGTGCGGCTCGTCCCCTTGCCCGACGGCGGCATCGCGGACGCCCTGGCGGTCGGACCGGACGGCACCCTCTACGTCACAGGTCGGGCCACCGGCTCGGTCTACCGGCGGGTCGGTGACGAGCTCGTCCCCGTCGCCACGCCCATCGACCTCGAGGAGACCCGCGCCCTCGTCGTGCTGGACGAGGACACCCTGCTCGGAGCGGGTGGCAGCGGCGCGCTGTGGTGGGTGGACGTCGCGACCGGCGCGTCAACCCTGCTGGACCTGGCCGACCTCGGCCTGGCCGACCCGGAGCCGGCGCAGTCGATCACTCTCGGCGCGAACGGCCAGACCGTCTACGTCGGCGGCAGCAACATCATCACCTCTCACGGGCCGGGGAACGCCAAGCCGCGCCGGCTGCGGGTTCCCGGGCAGGCGAAGCAGATCCGGTTCGTCAACGGGCGCCTCTACGCGGCGACCTATCCCCGCACGGAGATCGTCGAGCTCAACCCGGCCATCAACAGGGCCCGCTCGCTCGGCGTCATCGGACGGCCGCAGTATCGGCCGCTCACCATGGAGTACGACACCCGCACCAGGACCCTGCTGGTGGGGACGGCGCCCGTGAACGGTCAGCTGTCCGGCGCCCTGACGCTCGTGGACCTCGCACACGACACCCTCGAGGTGCTGACCGACATCCTCCACGACCAGGCCGTCGCGTCCGTCGCCGTGGACAACGGCATCGCGTACCTGGCCGGTGACGCCCACGGCGTGAGCGTCCCCCCGACCCAGGACAGCGCGACGATCGCCGCCTTCGACATCGCGGCCCGATGCACGCTGTGGGAGGTGGCACCGCTCCCAGGACACCGCAGCATCGCCGGCATCGCCGTCCACGACGGCGTCCTCTACGCCGTCTACAAGCGGGTCGCCGGAGTGTGGCTGGCCATGGATCTCGAGACTCGCCAGATCCTCCACCACGGCGTCCTGCCTGGCACGCACTCCTACGGTGAGATCACGGTCCACCGCGACCGGGTGTACGCCTCGGTGCACCGCGGCCTGATCTTCCTCCTCGGACCCGGCCTCGACGAAGCGCGGCTCGTCCTCGACGGCCTGGAGGAAGGTTGGACCCAGTCCCTCCCGCAGCTCGCGTTCGAGCCACGCTCCTGGTCCGCCTGGGGCATGAACGGCCTCGACCTCGCTCGCTTCGACCTCGACCCCACCTGTGTCGAACCCGCCTCGTCCGCTCGATGA
- a CDS encoding colicin E3/pyocin S6 family cytotoxin, whose translation MGSKIGRRAEESVPKTQQKEPPERKGQLPPGQRYHPAPNTPPVPGARRVRGKTPVQGGGGTRKRWKDADGNIWEWDSQHGTFEKYDKRGRHLGEYDTNGNQTKPPDPSRKVEP comes from the coding sequence ATGGGCTCGAAAATCGGCCGCCGGGCCGAGGAGTCGGTGCCGAAGACGCAGCAGAAGGAGCCCCCAGAGCGCAAGGGACAGCTTCCGCCGGGGCAGCGGTACCATCCAGCACCGAACACCCCGCCGGTCCCAGGCGCGCGGCGGGTCCGTGGAAAGACTCCTGTTCAGGGTGGCGGGGGTACCCGGAAACGTTGGAAGGACGCCGACGGCAACATCTGGGAATGGGACAGCCAGCACGGCACCTTCGAGAAGTACGACAAGCGGGGTCGCCACCTGGGCGAGTACGACACCAACGGTAACCAGACCAAGCCTCCCGACCCCAGCCGTAAGGTCGAGCCCTAG
- a CDS encoding FecCD family ABC transporter permease produces MAVEADPSTEQSDELVDDLGLAAQRRRTTAWVGGLSVGLLVTLVLGVGVGAVRIPPTTVVEIVTHHLIGVPETVTWTPAHDSIVWQVRLPRVLLGATVGAALAVCGVVLQAMVRNMLADPYLLGVTSGASTGAAGAILFGFGAVLGENALSGSAFLGALGASVLVYAVARTGGRVTALRLVISGVAVGYALYAATSFLIFAADSAEGARSVLFWLLGSLALARWSIPLAVVIGVVALTIALLLVWSIRLDALAIGDETAHTLGISPSRFRVQLLVLVSLCVGAVVAAAGGIGFVGLVIPHLARRFVGAPHRRVIPVAALIGAIFLVWADVVARVALEPRELPIGIITSLVGAPFLLILVRRFYATTP; encoded by the coding sequence GTGGCGGTCGAGGCGGACCCGTCGACCGAGCAGTCGGACGAGCTGGTCGACGACTTGGGGCTGGCGGCGCAACGCCGTCGCACCACCGCGTGGGTCGGCGGTCTCAGCGTCGGCTTGCTCGTCACGCTGGTCCTCGGGGTCGGCGTCGGCGCGGTGCGGATCCCCCCGACAACCGTCGTCGAAATCGTCACCCACCACCTCATCGGCGTCCCGGAGACCGTGACCTGGACGCCCGCCCACGACTCCATCGTGTGGCAGGTGCGGCTGCCGCGCGTCCTCCTCGGGGCCACCGTCGGCGCCGCGCTCGCTGTCTGCGGCGTGGTCCTGCAGGCGATGGTCCGGAACATGCTCGCCGACCCCTACCTGCTGGGGGTCACCTCGGGGGCGTCGACCGGCGCCGCGGGCGCCATCCTCTTCGGTTTCGGCGCCGTGCTCGGCGAGAACGCGCTGTCCGGCAGCGCCTTCCTCGGCGCGCTCGGTGCCTCCGTCCTGGTGTACGCGGTCGCCCGCACCGGCGGCCGAGTCACCGCCTTGCGCCTGGTGATCTCCGGCGTCGCGGTCGGCTACGCCCTCTACGCCGCGACGAGCTTCCTCATCTTCGCCGCCGACTCCGCCGAGGGGGCCCGCTCGGTGCTGTTCTGGCTCCTCGGGTCCCTCGCGTTGGCTCGGTGGTCGATCCCGCTCGCCGTCGTCATCGGCGTCGTCGCGCTGACCATCGCGCTCCTCCTGGTGTGGAGCATTCGGCTCGACGCCCTCGCCATCGGCGACGAGACAGCGCACACGCTCGGGATCTCGCCGAGCAGGTTCCGTGTCCAGCTCCTGGTGCTGGTCTCCCTCTGCGTGGGCGCCGTCGTCGCCGCGGCCGGCGGCATCGGCTTCGTCGGCCTGGTGATCCCCCACCTCGCCCGGCGGTTCGTCGGCGCACCGCACCGTCGGGTCATCCCCGTCGCCGCGCTCATCGGGGCGATCTTCCTGGTCTGGGCCGATGTGGTCGCCCGGGTGGCCCTGGAACCTCGAGAGCTGCCCATCGGCATCATCACGTCCCTCGTCGGCGCGCCGTTCCTGCTCATCCTCGTCCGCCGGTTCTACGCGACGACCCCCTGA
- a CDS encoding ABC transporter ATP-binding protein gives MISAHDISFAYGDTLVLDGVELRAGPGQVLGLIGPNGSGKTTLLRTLYASLTPRAGLVSLDDTPLNQFTRRELARRLSVVAQEGSGDLPLTVADVVLLGRAPHLSTFQRHKPEDYQIAAAALTRVGARHLAQRVFSGLSGGEKQRVLIARALAQQADHILLDEPTNHLDIRYQHEVLQLVRSLDVTTVVVLHDLNLAARYCHELVLLDGGRIVTAGTPEEVLQPSVLERVYRVGVQRVETAQGFQLLFEPLEETFPTEPTRDENHTRPADLSLADVKEGTR, from the coding sequence ATGATCAGCGCGCACGACATCTCCTTCGCCTACGGCGACACCCTGGTGCTCGACGGCGTGGAGCTGCGGGCCGGCCCCGGTCAGGTCCTCGGCCTCATCGGGCCCAACGGAAGTGGCAAGACGACCTTGCTGCGTACCCTCTACGCCTCGCTCACCCCGCGGGCCGGCCTGGTCAGCCTGGACGACACGCCGCTCAACCAGTTCACGCGTCGCGAGCTGGCCCGACGGCTCTCCGTCGTGGCGCAGGAGGGCTCCGGAGACCTACCGCTGACCGTCGCTGACGTCGTGCTGCTCGGTCGCGCACCCCACCTGTCGACGTTCCAACGGCACAAGCCCGAGGACTACCAGATCGCGGCCGCCGCGCTCACCAGGGTGGGCGCCCGCCATCTGGCCCAGCGCGTCTTCTCCGGCCTGTCCGGCGGGGAGAAGCAACGCGTCCTCATCGCCCGGGCGCTCGCCCAGCAAGCCGACCACATCCTGCTGGACGAGCCGACCAACCACCTCGACATCCGCTACCAACACGAGGTCCTGCAGCTCGTTCGCTCCCTCGACGTCACCACCGTCGTCGTCCTGCACGACCTCAACCTCGCCGCCCGCTACTGCCACGAGCTGGTTCTGCTCGACGGGGGTCGCATCGTGACCGCTGGCACGCCGGAGGAGGTTCTCCAGCCCAGCGTCCTCGAGCGGGTCTACCGCGTCGGCGTCCAGCGGGTGGAGACCGCCCAAGGCTTCCAACTCCTCTTCGAACCTCTCGAGGAGACGTTTCCCACCGAACCCACCCGCGACGAGAACCACACCAGACCGGCCGACCTGTCGCTGGCTGACGTGAAGGAAGGAACACGATGA
- a CDS encoding helix-turn-helix transcriptional regulator — protein MGDPRRGRAGDPLLRGASPFVGHADDLAAVAAAVQRPPALILVAGEPGIGKTRLVQECLALHDPGRVAVAACPPLPEPFPLGPVVDSLRRRAVQAPELALSPLGGALRPLFPELWDRLPPPLAALTDPKATRHRLFRALTELVESLGIDVLVVEDAHWADSATLEWLLTLCATPPPGLVVVLTYRPTDIPADSLLPRLVSLPAVTMTRVRVELQPLDVAETRTLIAALVGTSQVSEEFAGFLHAHTDGVPLAIEECLRLLRDRRDIVERGGRWVRRVLAELQVPPTIRDSVLERVSRLPAPARAILDAAAVLAEPADEPTLGAVADLDEAGVRSGLAAALASGLLREVDPERYAFRHVLDSQSVGEAIPVTERRRLHRRAAEYLERLDPAPVVRLRRHFREAGDHAAWCRYAEESADLAWESGDGRAAVVALLELLTAGDHPPERRARLARKLGEVAYLGSAALGSLSTRVVEVLRAVLADGVVPPSERGELRLLLGRMLREVSEEPEAYAAMEAAVEDLDHRPELAARAMLNLAMPLVPDWPVARHRAWLDRATALLPRLASPSDRLPCEVHRATTLLLLGEEEGWRAAAEVEARASARRAPERLALARCHLNTAQLAVVWGRYAEVRPRLEAALEHLNAVGYQRLHTTVRMTGVHLDWYTGAWDGLADKAADIASSELAVPLDRLHARQVLGALALARGARDEALRHLTEVTREYARLGVVDPLALLAAAALARLHRADGNVDAALAVVERDITVINRKGTWWWATDLVPVAVDCLVAAGRVEEAARLVDRFATGLDGRGGPAPAAALTTCQAIVTSARGGPAADSFAAAREAWSALSRPYDELLAAEREARCRLAAGMDEHGLASLAHVQERLWQLGARWDADRVARTLRDHGVGVTRTWRRGPRGYGDQLSPRELEVVGLVARGLTNRQIADLLYLSPRTVGHHLRSAMRKLRVTTRTAVAVTATETGLLHPEPASPEPVPAEPRNG, from the coding sequence GTGGGCGACCCGCGACGCGGACGCGCTGGCGATCCGCTCCTACGAGGTGCATCGCCGTTCGTCGGCCACGCGGACGACCTGGCCGCGGTGGCAGCCGCCGTCCAGCGACCACCGGCGCTCATCCTCGTCGCGGGAGAGCCGGGCATCGGGAAGACGCGGCTCGTCCAGGAGTGCCTCGCGCTGCACGACCCAGGCAGGGTCGCCGTCGCCGCCTGCCCGCCGCTCCCCGAGCCCTTCCCTCTCGGCCCCGTCGTCGACAGCCTTCGACGGAGGGCGGTCCAAGCCCCTGAGCTCGCGCTGAGCCCGCTGGGTGGCGCGCTGCGCCCGCTCTTCCCAGAGCTCTGGGACCGACTCCCACCCCCGCTGGCGGCTCTCACCGATCCCAAGGCGACCCGGCATCGCCTGTTCCGCGCCCTGACCGAGCTGGTGGAGAGCCTCGGGATCGACGTACTCGTCGTGGAGGACGCCCACTGGGCCGACTCGGCCACGCTGGAATGGCTGCTCACCCTGTGCGCGACGCCGCCACCTGGGCTGGTCGTCGTCCTCACGTACCGGCCCACCGACATACCCGCGGACTCGCTCCTCCCCCGGTTGGTCAGCCTGCCGGCCGTCACGATGACGCGCGTCCGCGTCGAGCTGCAGCCGTTGGACGTCGCGGAGACCCGAACCCTCATCGCGGCCCTGGTCGGCACCTCCCAGGTCTCCGAAGAGTTCGCGGGGTTCCTGCACGCCCACACCGACGGCGTGCCGCTCGCGATCGAGGAGTGCCTGCGGTTGCTGCGAGACCGCCGCGACATCGTCGAACGCGGCGGCCGGTGGGTCCGGCGAGTCCTCGCCGAGCTCCAGGTCCCCCCGACCATCCGCGACTCGGTGCTGGAGCGGGTCAGCCGACTCCCCGCACCAGCACGGGCAATCCTCGACGCGGCCGCCGTGCTCGCCGAGCCCGCCGACGAGCCGACGCTGGGCGCGGTCGCCGACCTCGACGAGGCCGGCGTCCGCTCGGGCCTCGCGGCGGCGCTGGCGTCAGGCCTCCTCCGCGAGGTCGACCCGGAGAGGTACGCGTTCCGGCACGTCCTCGACTCCCAGTCGGTCGGGGAGGCGATTCCCGTCACAGAGCGCCGCCGGCTCCACCGGCGGGCCGCCGAGTATCTCGAGCGGCTCGACCCCGCACCTGTCGTCCGTCTGCGCCGCCACTTCCGGGAAGCCGGTGACCACGCGGCCTGGTGCCGCTACGCGGAGGAGAGCGCCGACCTCGCCTGGGAGTCCGGCGACGGCCGAGCGGCCGTCGTCGCGCTCCTGGAATTGCTCACCGCAGGCGACCATCCGCCGGAGCGGCGGGCGCGGCTCGCCCGGAAGCTGGGTGAGGTCGCCTACCTCGGCAGCGCGGCCCTCGGCTCGCTCTCGACGCGGGTCGTGGAGGTCCTCCGGGCGGTGCTCGCGGACGGCGTGGTGCCGCCGAGTGAGCGCGGCGAGCTTCGCCTGCTGCTCGGCCGGATGCTTCGGGAGGTCAGCGAGGAACCCGAGGCATACGCCGCGATGGAGGCGGCCGTCGAGGACCTCGACCACCGACCGGAGCTCGCCGCGCGGGCGATGCTCAACCTCGCGATGCCGCTGGTGCCGGACTGGCCGGTGGCGCGGCATCGCGCGTGGCTCGACCGCGCGACCGCGTTGCTGCCGCGTCTGGCCTCCCCCTCCGACCGCCTGCCCTGCGAGGTCCATCGGGCGACCACGCTGCTCCTGCTCGGCGAGGAGGAGGGGTGGCGCGCCGCGGCCGAGGTGGAAGCGAGGGCCTCGGCGCGGCGGGCGCCCGAGCGGCTGGCCCTGGCGCGCTGTCACCTCAACACCGCCCAGCTCGCCGTGGTGTGGGGTCGCTACGCCGAGGTCCGGCCACGCCTGGAGGCCGCTCTGGAGCACCTGAACGCCGTCGGGTACCAGCGTCTGCACACCACGGTTCGAATGACGGGCGTCCACCTCGACTGGTACACCGGCGCGTGGGACGGGCTGGCCGACAAGGCCGCGGACATCGCGTCCAGTGAGCTGGCCGTCCCGCTCGACCGGCTCCACGCCCGCCAGGTCCTCGGCGCGCTGGCGCTCGCACGGGGAGCTCGGGACGAGGCTCTGCGTCACCTGACGGAGGTCACCCGGGAGTACGCGCGGCTGGGGGTGGTGGACCCCCTGGCGCTGCTCGCCGCGGCGGCACTAGCCCGACTGCACCGTGCCGACGGGAACGTTGACGCGGCGCTCGCCGTGGTCGAACGAGACATCACGGTGATCAACCGCAAGGGCACGTGGTGGTGGGCGACCGACCTGGTCCCGGTGGCCGTGGACTGCCTCGTCGCGGCGGGCCGCGTCGAGGAAGCCGCGCGGCTGGTGGATCGGTTCGCCACCGGCCTCGACGGCCGTGGCGGCCCCGCGCCGGCGGCGGCGTTGACGACGTGCCAGGCGATCGTGACCTCGGCGCGCGGCGGTCCGGCTGCCGACTCCTTCGCCGCCGCGAGGGAAGCCTGGTCCGCGCTGTCCCGTCCCTACGACGAGCTGCTCGCCGCCGAGCGCGAGGCCCGCTGCCGCCTCGCGGCGGGGATGGACGAGCACGGTCTGGCCAGCCTGGCGCACGTCCAAGAACGGCTGTGGCAGCTGGGTGCCCGGTGGGACGCGGACCGCGTCGCGCGCACGCTCCGCGACCACGGCGTCGGGGTGACCCGCACCTGGCGTCGCGGCCCTCGTGGGTACGGTGACCAGCTCTCTCCACGGGAGCTCGAGGTCGTCGGCCTGGTCGCGCGAGGGCTCACGAACCGGCAGATCGCCGACCTGCTCTACCTGTCGCCGCGGACCGTCGGTCATCACCTGCGGTCGGCGATGCGCAAGCTTCGGGTGACCACCCGGACCGCGGTCGCGGTCACCGCCACGGAGACGGGCTTGCTGCACCCCGAGCCAGCCAGCCCAGAGCCAGTCCCCGCCGAGCCACGCAACGGATAG